One stretch of Microcoleus sp. FACHB-672 DNA includes these proteins:
- a CDS encoding tRNA (cytidine(34)-2'-O)-methyltransferase encodes MPQIVLIHPQIPPNTGNIARTCAATGTELHLVGPMGFEISDRYLKRAGLDYWPYVNWQYHLSVEAFQDFQQARGGRCVGFSTRGKCSYIQFQFLPNDWLLFGSETLGLSAEVLSACDETVYIPMTQPHVRSLNLSVSAAIGLFEARRQLGYLG; translated from the coding sequence ATGCCTCAAATTGTCTTGATTCATCCCCAAATTCCGCCAAATACTGGCAATATTGCCCGTACTTGTGCCGCTACCGGCACAGAACTGCATTTAGTGGGACCAATGGGCTTTGAAATTAGTGATCGCTATCTCAAACGAGCCGGTTTGGACTACTGGCCGTATGTGAATTGGCAGTATCACCTATCTGTAGAAGCTTTCCAAGATTTCCAGCAAGCGCGTGGGGGTCGATGTGTGGGATTTAGCACTCGCGGAAAGTGTAGCTATATTCAATTTCAGTTTCTGCCCAATGATTGGCTATTGTTTGGCAGTGAAACCCTAGGTCTGTCGGCAGAAGTGTTATCTGCGTGTGATGAGACTGTCTACATTCCCATGACACAGCCCCACGTTCGCAGCCTTAATCTTTCAGTGAGTGCGGCAATAGGTTTATTTGAAGCGCGCCGTCAATTGGGCTATTTGGGCTGA
- the gshA gene encoding glutamate--cysteine ligase, translating to MLLSKGFEVEMYTGTPQGRVVGLSDRIVADLDGFVREPDSRNVEYTTAPFCRYERLLCALVRPRVELREYLKNLGDYTVIPGSTLPLEGSDRFYRSDPNNPYHDYIEQTYGTTVVTASIHINIGISDLEQLMRACRLIRVEAPLYLALSASSPFLNGQITGNHSTRWRMFPKTPAHVPLFESHRHFVQWTEAQLVLGTMQNVRHLWSSVRPNGDRRPYNLNRLELRICDLVTDPISLLAITALLEARLWQLLNDPGLDPLEMSQLPAGNRAEELVVLTDANEQAAAHQSLDAQLRHWQDGRPILARDWIEEIYQEVWPVAKKRGFSCFLSPLKKILREGNSAQQWLKMHSGGLDCQSIITQAIQSMAEQERDLEDKLCQLLAA from the coding sequence GTGCTGCTATCAAAAGGCTTTGAAGTCGAAATGTACACCGGCACACCCCAAGGCAGGGTTGTGGGGTTGTCTGACCGAATTGTGGCTGACTTAGATGGATTTGTCCGAGAGCCAGATAGTCGTAACGTGGAATATACCACTGCGCCTTTTTGTCGCTATGAGCGGTTGTTATGTGCCTTAGTGCGCCCGAGAGTGGAGTTGCGGGAGTATTTAAAAAATCTGGGTGATTACACGGTGATCCCTGGCAGTACGTTGCCCTTAGAAGGGAGCGATCGCTTCTACCGATCTGACCCCAATAATCCCTACCACGATTACATTGAACAAACTTACGGCACTACTGTTGTCACCGCCAGCATTCACATTAATATAGGCATCAGCGATTTGGAGCAACTGATGCGGGCTTGTCGCCTGATCCGCGTAGAAGCTCCTTTATATCTCGCCCTCAGTGCCTCTTCGCCGTTCCTCAATGGCCAAATCACCGGCAATCACTCGACCCGGTGGCGGATGTTTCCGAAAACGCCGGCCCATGTTCCGCTATTTGAAAGCCACCGCCATTTTGTGCAGTGGACTGAAGCTCAGCTGGTGCTGGGAACCATGCAAAATGTTCGCCACTTGTGGTCATCAGTGCGCCCTAATGGTGATCGGCGTCCTTACAATCTCAACCGGCTGGAACTAAGAATTTGCGACCTAGTTACCGATCCGATTTCGCTGCTGGCGATTACGGCGTTATTAGAAGCGAGATTGTGGCAATTGCTTAATGATCCGGGTTTAGATCCTTTGGAAATGAGCCAGTTGCCGGCAGGGAACCGAGCAGAAGAATTAGTAGTCTTAACGGATGCTAACGAACAGGCTGCTGCCCATCAAAGTTTAGATGCCCAGCTGCGACACTGGCAGGACGGCAGGCCCATCTTAGCTAGAGATTGGATTGAGGAAATTTACCAAGAAGTTTGGCCTGTGGCTAAAAAACGCGGCTTCAGTTGCTTCCTCTCACCCCTGAAAAAAATTCTCCGAGAAGGCAATAGCGCCCAACAGTGGCTAAAAATGCACTCTGGAGGACTCGATTGTCAGAGTATTATCACTCAGGCTATTCAATCGATGGCTGAGCAAGAACGGGATCTAGAAGATAAGTTATGCCAACTGTTGGCTGCTTAG